The genomic segment TACCCACGTTAAGTGAAGTTAACTATATACATTCATTtaatcatcttcattttaaaaaaacaaaatatataaattctggTAGTGCCTATACGGTGACTAATGGATGAATTACAGCCCTATGACGCGGGGTGTGATTTAGTGTTCTGTTCAAGATTCCTGGTTGTTTTAACTGCAAGATAGCTCTTCCACACAGATAATTCTCCGATGGATGGACAAACTTCATACTCTAAAATAaggtttctggggcacctgggtggctcagtcgttgagcgtctgccttcggctcgggtcatgatcccggggtcctgggattgagccccgcatcgggcttcctgctccacgggaagcctgcttctccctctgcttgtgctttctctctctctctgacaaataaataaataaatctttaaaaaaataaataaataattttaaaaataaataaaacaacaatccCAGTTTGGCTTTCTCTCCTGCCTGAGCAGCACCTGGAACATAGGTCAGTGGGAAGAAGAGGTGGTTCAAACCAGCCAGCGTTTGCAGGCCTTTCCTAATTGCCTTCATCCTCTATCAACAGGTATACATGAGCCTCGGGTGAAGCAAACCTCGGCTCGCAAGACACATGATAAAAGCCACAAGATGGAACGGGACTCAGAAATTCTTCAAACTGGTGGTCTTCAAGTTTTTAAGCCGCAAAACCTTCTCACAAAAGAAAAAGGTGAACGCAAAGGTAAAGATGCGCAGCTACTCAGAGCCCCGCAGCGGAGGGGCCCCAGAACACAGGCCGCTCAGGTCTCTCTCCACCTGCCCACATCCTGGCTGTGGCCCCTGAAGCATCACCCCCTGCAGAGGTGTGGAGACCGCAGGTCAGAAAGGAGAGGAGACTTCCACAGGGTTGCCACCGGAGAAGGCAAAGCCAGAAGTAGAATCCGACCAGTTTTCCGACGGCCAGTCCGGTTCTCTTTTTCCCACCCAACGTGACCCTCTGGACTAACATacgaaaaggaagaggaagaaagtaaaCCACTTTCTTGGGAAAAACATCCAAATGGAAGGCTGGCGGGCAATGAAGTCTGGCACTGACAGCTCAGGCCTCACTAATCTGCATACGAACAAAACGGCGCGGCCATCGACGGCTGGCTGGAGTCACCAAAACAGTCTTTTGAACGTTAAagcaaattaaaccaaaaaaaaaaaaaaagaagaaagaaaaaaaaaaggacttcacAGTGAATGCCTAACAGATTCACATTTACAACTATACTGCATATGCATGCCCACAATTACACTTTGGAGGAAGTTTAAGCCACATTAATGGGACTGAGGGGGAATGAAAAAAGGGAATGAAGACCCAACAAAGTTCAGTACGGTGACTAATGGATGAATTACAGCCCTATGACGCGGGGAGTGATCTAGTGTTTTGTTCACAGAACCTCAGCTTAGATCATCTGGTTGTACTTTAAAGCGGCTGTTTTCTAAAATCAAAGGTCAAGTTAAATGCTTCCTTCTCAGACCGGTATGTTATGGAGTTCAGGGTTCATAGAAACACGGGTAAATGATTTTCTAAAGTATCATCACTTCCCTCTGCTTAAGAAACCAGTGACATAGGGAGAGCCCTCGAAATCCAGCTCCTCTGTGGCCTGCGCAAATTCAGCCTCCCCGGTGGCTCCCTGGGCCTGAGGCGACCGCCATACAAGCCCGAAGGCCTGAAGAAATCCTGTCACCCTGCAGCCTGTGAGACCCCATTATTCTGCACTGCGtttgtaccttttcttttttttttaatgtttttttttaatttatttattcatgagagtcagagagagagagagagagagagagaggcagagggaaaagcaggcttcccgcccagtagggaacccgatgcgggactcgatcccagaaccctgggatcatgacctgagccaaaggcagacgcttaaccatctgagccacccaggcgcccctgtttgtacCTTTTCATTCCATAAAAGGAGGATTTATGGCACCCAGAGAGAAACCGCCCAGTCGTTTGACACCGATTAGGTCCTGGCGTTTAGCCACATCACCTCCCTCCAGAGCATCTCACCTCCTCCAGCTTAAAAACCGCTCCGATGTGTGGCTGGATGAGCCCTTGCTGGCAGTACTGAAGAGCCGAGGACAGGGTTCTGGAGAAGACGGGAAAGTTCTGCTCTTTGTACCGGCCCCAGTACAGCCCCATGGCAGAGACATTCTTCAAGAGCAAAAGGTTGGCTGGCACAGAAGCAATGGTTCCTCCAGCAAAACCCACCACCACGATCCTGCCCTCCCATGCCAGGCTGGGAAGaaaggacaaggaaaagaaattattttaaaaagcaacatataTATCTTCACACTCCTTGGAATGGCTACTATAAACAATAACAGCcacaacagaaaataacaagtgttagcaaggatacAGGGAAACCCTCATGTACTattggtgggactgtaaaatggtgcaactggaaaacagtacggaggttcctcagaaaattaaaaatagaactaccgtataaTTCAGCAATGCCACTCTGGGTCTATATCCAAAAtcactgaaagcagggtcttggaGAGATAGGTGCACCCCTGCGTCCACAGCAGCACTATCTAGCGTAgccaagagggagaagcaacccagatgtccatcagccaacagacagataaacaaaatgtgttacaTACATACAACAGGATATTGTTCAGCTTTAAACAGGAAGGAAATGCTGTcacatgctatgacatggatgaaccttgaggacattaggctaaatgaaataagcgagtcacaaaaagacaaatactgtatgatttacttatatgagatatctaaaGTACTCgaagtcatagaaacagaaagtaaaatggcggtgaccagaggctggggggagggagaaataggaATTGCTATTTAATGGGTAAAGAATTTtagatttgcaagatgaaaaggtGATGGACATCTGTTTCACAACAGTGTAAATATACTTTACACTACggaactatatacttaaaaatggttaatgtaaaaaaatggttaatataGCAAATTTGACgttatgtttttttaatcacaataaaAAGGGGAGAATAAAAAAAGCAATCTACATTAATTTACAGagataaaaaatagaagttatcagggaggtgggggggaaagGAGCAGTTACTATTTAACAGGTATAGAGTCTTTGCtggcattaagtacactcacaacattgtgagtgtacttaatgccactgaattttacattaacaaatgtttataatgttatgtgtattttaccacaactttttaaaaaaaaaaaaaagcaacatgcATTAAACCCTCAGCTGGGAATTCCTCTTGACCTGACAAACTGGCAGGGGTGAACCATCCTATAGCACTTTGGATTCTTcagtaggaaaacataaaaataagccacaagcagggcacctgggtggctcagttggctaagcaactgccttcaactcctgggatcgagtcccccattgggctccctgctcagcagggagtttgcttctccctctccctctgctgctccccctgatcGTGCTCTCTccttctatcaaataaataaataaaaatcttctttaaaaatttgtaaacatCTTTGATACAGAATATGTGtatctttgtttggtttttgctttttgcttttttttctttagagggAAATGAGAAGTGCTTGTGATAACACTGTTAGCCGTTACCCAAAAGGCAAGAGGGGTGTGAGAACCAGCAGCTGTCTGTCCTGGCTCTCTGTGGAGTCAACACCTTCCTGTCTTTGCTTCTCTGAGCAGAGCAGCACCCAGCATGGTGCATTGATGCTCAGGGGCCAGAGAACCAACTGGGTCCCTTCTGTGGGTACACTGTTCTgtctgcttctgtttcttcaactttAAACTGACATAAACCACAAAATTGTGCTTGCCAGGATGACAGGAGATATGAAACCAGTATTAACGGAACACTCCAGAGTCCCTGgttaaaaacagaatgaaaattgGTGTGGATAAAACAGTCCCACTAAAACTCACTGGCTGCTTCTGAAACCAGTGAGATCAAAAGAGTCTGTACTTTGGTGCATGGTGAGCTAGGGACCtgccaccacccccgcccccgggtCATGCTAACATCTGATTGATGATCCCAAGAATTACCCACACGACATATATAAAGTAGTTAATGGGGCCCAGCATAGCTGAATTTAACACATGCATAAATTCTAACGCATTCAATACTGCCAACTAGAGAGTCTGCAGTCATTTTTTGGATATTTTCCAGTTGGATATcttgtttttctatatttaagcATTTCCTgattttccctctgcttctattcCTTTTCACCCTCCCACTCCGCTGTTCTCGTTGATACCGAAGCCTACAGGAAAAGTGAGCAgcaaaaatggaagagaagtaAGGCCAGAAGGCAGGCAGGTCTGGAAAGGTTTCAGCAGACGCCCAGGTCCAACCCCCTCTGGAAAGACCACCACACGCACCTGCGGAGCGCCTCCAGGAAGACATCTCCTCCCACCGTGTCGATGGCCACGTTCACCCGCCCACTGCCCACCAGCTTCCTCACTGCCTCCTTCAGGCTGCCCCGACCATAGTTCACAGTGGACTGTGCGCCCTTCTGCATCGCCAGCTTGCACTTGTCGTCACTTCCGGCTGCAGCTATCACCTGCACAGAGAACACAAAGCTTCTGATGATGCAGAATGTGTACCAAGAGGGGCTCACCCTACCCACCCAGCGTCCCACCGAAGGCTACTAACCGAGGAAACCAATGTGACCTTGCTGCCCCAGCATCAGCCTCAATCCCACACGTCAAGGCCAGCCCTCAGCACCATCACACTGGCCGCTCCACACCCACTGGCCATGAGATTCACATTTCCAGGAATCCTGGAACCCCAATGAATCTAGCTAGGAGATGATTCAGGAGACACTCAGAAAGTCTTCTCCAAATATGGATGAAACCGTCATttcctgagcatctactatgagTCAAGTAATAAAGATACCCAAGCCTAGAGTCAAGATAGCaagatacagggcgcctgggtggctcagtcgttaagcgtctgccttcggctcaggtcatgatcccagggtcctgggatcgagtcccacatcaggctccctgctcggcgggaggcctgcttctccctctcccactccccctgcttgtgttcctgctctcgctacctctctctctgtcaaataaataaaaataaaatctttaaaaaaaaaaaaaaaaaaaaaagatagcaagatACAGCAGTGTGAAGGTGGGGAAGAACAGAGGGTTGCAGAAGTGCAAACGAGAGGTAGTCAATCTAGATCGAGATCTCGAAAGGCTTCTCAGAGGGTAAAACATGATTCGGTAAAAAGATCTTCAAGTTGgaaagacctgagttcaaatcctggctctgctactaaCTAGCAGCGTTACCTAAGACAAATGTAATACTTACATAatgctcactatgtgccaggtactcttctaaatgctttacatatattcataACTCACTTAGTCTTAATAACCCAATGATACACACACTACGAGCGTCCCcatatcagagatgaagaaactgaagcagaaaaagttcagtaacttgctcaaggtcacacggctaatgggaggcagaactgggatcaagcccaggtTGTCCATCTCCAGAGTTCATGCTTTGAACCTCTATGCTGCCCACCAGCTTCCCTAAGCTTCAGTTACCTCATCCGTAaaacaagatttattttaaaaatcaaattgaataCTGTACATAAGGCACTTGAAAAATAAAGTGCTAGATAAATGGAATCTATTGTTACACATACACAATCATGTAATCTATTTAAACCTCATGAGAACATTCCGGGGGCAGTATAATTACGCCAGTTCTATAGACGGTGTCACAGACCTAGAGGTTAAGTAATGAACCCAGGCTCAGCACCCACCAGCCCAAGCAGGTGGGCCCCAAGGTGACATTCAGAACTTGCATTCAAACACACAAGATCATCAGTGCCCTTAGAAGATTTCAAACTCACCCAGAACTATTTGAACCTGAAAGCTGCCCTCAAGTACCTTCACACAACACCAGAGGGCAGACACCGGCCTAGGATCAGGGAGTTGACACCAATTTAGATTCTCAAAAGGGTGCCAGTGAGACCTGCCACGAACCCCTGTCTCCCCTGGTGCCTTActttatctgtgaaatagggataataaaCACTTTACCCATCTCCAGGGGTTTGTTAGGATCGGGGGTAGGATAATTGGTGTGGAGGCACTTTGAAAGCAATACGAAATGCTGTGAATGGAGGTTGTTCTCAAAATAACCTGTTCCAAGTAGGTGGCATGATgacattttttaagttatttttattattttcttgttgttCGCTTTTGCTGAAAACCATTATGGCTACAAAAGTATATACAGCTTGGGTTAATTTTAATATCGGAGTTGAAGTGAATTTTTCTCTCTACTTAACCTACTATCACTAATCAAAACAAATGGTGCAATTTTATCTTCCTAGAAATGGTAAACAGTCAGTGGTTCTAGACAAAGAGACTAATTTTGGTCTCCCCACTGAGAGGTGCTAAAAGCCCTTGCTCTGACATGAAATGTGTTAATATTCCATGGAGAGCCTCCTGGTAGCTAAGATTGCTTTCAGAACTCACATGCCCTTCCCAAAGAGAACTTAATGCGAGAAAGGAGCGACGCCACCTGAAGAAATTCCAGAGCAATCCAATTATCTCCAAACCTGGGTATCTCAGTGCCTTCTGGATATCCCAACTGCACGCGCCACAGAAACCTCACACTTAATGCTTCCAAAACTGAGCTCACCATTCCCTCCTGTGTTCTCAACTGCAATAAACGGCAAATCCACAAGTTAACCTAGTTTGCTCCTTCCCACTCAATGTCTAATAATAACAGGTTCCCTTTTTAAGAGATTCTTACCAACATGCCATGCCCTCTAGCAGGCATACTGCACGTGTAATTTCAATATTCCCACAACGACTCCATATGAGGAAAGCtttattttaccaatgaggaaactgaagcaattAAGATGGAGGCAGCATTGGATTCTGAACCTAGGTCAGACTAATTTCAAAGTCCTTGTTCTTTCAACTGTATGAGGATCAAACtctctattttcttctactttagtACCTCCCGATTCATTGCTTCCAGTGCCTTGGTTCAAGTATCATCATCACCAGCCTGGATTGCTCTCAGAGGCTCTCTACTTCCACCGGACTACCCCTGACCTTGCCCCCATCTCGCATCCCCACTGCTACCAGAATGAACTTGGCAAAATGCAAATATGATCATGGCACTTCCCTGTTAAAAGTCCTTAGTGGCTCCTGAGAGCTTCCAATAAGGGTTCAAATTCTTCAGCGCCTCATGATCATGTCTCTGTCTTCCTACCTAGAGTCATCTCCCACCATTCCCCTCCCTACGCCCCCTCCCCAGATCCTTTGCTCCACAGATGCTACTTGCAATTCCCTGAATGCATCCTGGGAGATCTCATGTCTCTGTCTTCTGACATGCCCTCCCACCACTAAAATGGCCTtcacctcccttcttcctctatTCAACTGCTACCAGTCCTTCAGAAGTTGCCTTAAATGCCTACTGTCTCCAAGAAATCCTCTCCTTATCTGACACCCACAGCCTCAGAGCAATGCCCCTGCAGAGAATTgggtctttctttcctttgtttattctttcattcaagaaatagtttttgaggggcatctgagtggctcagttggttaagcgactgcctctggctcaggtcatggtcccagagtcctgacatcgagtcctgcatcaggatcctcactcggcggggagcctgcttctccctctccctctgcctgccactccccctgcttgtgctctctctctctctctctgtcaaataagtaaataaaatctttaaaaaacaatagttactgagtgcctactatggtCTAGGTACATGCCAACTGCTGGGACTACAGTAATGAGCCAAACAGACActgtccctgccttcatggggaTTCCAGTCAAGTAGGAGGGCGACAGTAATCCAGTCATGACCCAAGTAAAGGATTAACCACACACTGGGGTATGCACCATGAAAGAGAAGTACAGGATGTGAGGAGACCATCTACAAacagctgggggtggagggggcagaggagagattAACATCTCCTGAGGGACAAAGTTTAAATTTGAAGTgtagaggggcgcttgggtggctcagtcggttaagcagttaagcatctgccttcagctcaggtcatgatcccagggtcctgggatggagccccgcatcgggctccctgctcggcaggaagcctgcttctccctctcccactccccctgcttgtcctgtctttctctctctgtcaaatgaataaattaaaaaaaaaaaaatctttaaagaaaataaataaataaatttgaagtgCAGAGGGAGACAGTTCAGAAGAGCATTACAGGTCGAGGGAACAGAATCTGCGGAGGCCACAAAGCAAGTCAGCTCTCACCAGGTTCCGGTAACTGGAAGGACGAGTGATCTACGCCCATGTTCCCTCACCGGTCTGCAGGCAAACAGATGGCAAGATCCTACCCTGGTTTACTTTATATCCCCAGGGCCTTGCCCACAATATTTATGAACGAGTGAATGAATATGCTCTATGTTTGAAAACCGGAGGTATGCTTTTTTGTAAACAGAGACTCTAACACGCAAATACCTGAGCCCGAAGAACGTTCGTTGCCACATCTACCACCGCCAGGcctgtggctccagctgctgccgTCACTAAAACAGTTTCTCTGCCAGAGAAAGACGAACGTTACCTCAGAAACCCTCAAAAATCATCCAATCATATGATTTCATGAACATTTTAAAGCAAGAAGAGGACTTAAAGGCCATCTCATTCAGCCCTTCATGGACACCCATTCTCCAGGCTTTGGGGCTGGCTTATGTACGTGACTGCTTGAACGGTGCCAATTTGGTCCACTTGAAGACTTCCCAGGAAAAATATCCCGTAATCTCTCTAGGGAGCCTCTTCCTCATGACAAGGGCAACTCTTCCTTTGGGCTACCACTCCAATTTCTGCTTCAGAAATTCTGTCCTAAGATCACACTCATACTAAACGTTGCTGAAGTTTAGAAGGTTGTGATCAAGGAATGGCCACTATTCAGTTAAAGTCACCTCTCTGGAGCAATTCCGATCTCTCTGGAAAGGGCAAAGGGCAAATATTGCAGGGAAAGTGGGAAACTTCTGCACCTCTGAATTTGAAATACCCTAGTTAGGCACACCCAGCCATGCCTCACAGAAACAAATATCACAGGACTCCATTAAAACCAGACTGAGCCAAGTTTACAGAAACCAACTCTCTAAAATGTAAggcttgaggcgcctgggtggctcagtgggttaagcgtctccctttggctcaggtcatgatcctggagtcccaggatcaagtcccacatcgggctctcttttcagcggggagtctgcttctccctctgaccctccccccccccttgctttctctctttcactctctctctctctcaaatgaatagataaaatcttttttaaaaaatgtaaggtttttggggtacctgggtggctcagttgattaagcatctgccttaagggtcctggaatcaagccccatgtcaggctccctgctgagcagggagcctgcttctccctctccctctgcttgtctctccccctgtttgtgctctctctctctctctctctgtcaaataaataaataaaatcttttaaaaagtaataaaagaggggtgcctgggtggctcagttggttaagcgtctgccttcggctcaggtcatgatcccagggtcctgggattgagccccgcatcgggctccctgctccgcgggaagcctgcttctccctctcccactccccctgcttgtgtttcctctctcaccgtgtctctctctgccaaataaataaataaaatctttaaaaagaaagaaagaaagaaagaaagaaagaaagaaagaaagaaagaaagaaagaaagaaagaaagaaagaaagaaagaaaatgtaaggtTTTCTAGGAGGTGATCTCCAAAGTGGCCAGGTTTGAAAGAGCtatttccccaaattcatattgGCCAAGTTCACAGTCTATCATTCCATCTCAGACACTGGACCCCTGTCTCAGGTCACTACCTTCCTTTGGCCTTTCCTGACACCAACTGAACAAGAGCTAAAGgttagggaggggaggggaaggggcagggtcTTGCTGGGCACTTCTGATCTCAGAAGGAGATACTAGCCCTGGGTTGTCTACAGAGCCTCTTACCCAGGCCGAGTGCATGCCCGATGCTCCAAGGCCAAAATAGCAGTGCCATAAGATACAGGCAGGGTAGCAGCTTCTCGGAGGGGGACCCCTTCTGGAATCTGCCACAGTGTCTGTAAAAAGAGATAACTTAGGGATTAAGCACATGTACCTGTTCATAAAGGCTGCTCAGTAAACATTATGATCCGATTGAGTGACTGATTTGTAAAGGAACCAAGCCTGTCAGGAACCGAAACCCACCAGAAGTCAAAACCAAGCAAGCTGTGACAGAGTTCAAAACCTGGGTGTATGGGTCTTCACAAATCCCAAGGCTGGCATCTAGCTCGGGATGGAACCAAGTTTCAGAGAATGGAACTGTACTGTAATCGATGAATCGGATGGTTGTATGTCCtttttacctcaataaagctgtggGGAAGAAAACGCGTACTCTTCACCACTAGGGGCCGCCATTCACAGCCTATACACGCCTAGCCCACCACCCTGGCTGGCTCCATTCCCAAGACTAGCTCTTTCACAAACGTGATGTGGGGGAGAAACCTATTATATCCAGCTCAATGCCCCAAACCAGTTTTTCTACCAAAACTACCTATGGTCCAATTGGACAGCCAGCCAGTTGCCCCAGGACTCGCAAAACaaaatgcccttcttcatctcacCACTCCACACAAACAAAGCTCTGTGCAGGGTTGTCACTCCAACACAGAAAAGTCTTTAGCATTTGAAAGAAAGAAGTGCTTGGCTGAGATACAAATACAaagaagggggagagaagggTAACAAGGAATGAGAGCTAGGTggagattaaagaaaagaaaggagaaaaaaaatctccaagcaGACACACTGAGAGCTAGGAATACCTTTTGGTCAATGATGCATTCTTCAGCCATACCATTAAAACCACTCACGCCAATAACTTGATCTCCCTGAAGAGAAAATACCATTAAGGGCTTCTTCAAATGCATGGCCTTGCCGTTTACCTCTTACCAAAttaatcaaaaaaagaaagaaaatctttcttcCTGACCCATAAGACACAGGTTTGCCAAAATCATCTATTCAGAGTTAATGTTTAGTAAATAATTCAACCATCTTCTCAATACCCCCACCAGGATGCCAAGACACTATGAGCACATTTTGGACAGGACAGAGTAAGGAAAAAGTTGAAATACATTAGAATCCCAGAATCTTTTTCACAAGAGGCTAAAACTTGAGAATGTTCTATCCTCTCAGTAACTGAAGACTGAGGTGCTCCTTCTTTAGTAATACAAGGTTTTCCGAAGCCAGGAACTT from the Halichoerus grypus chromosome 7, mHalGry1.hap1.1, whole genome shotgun sequence genome contains:
- the LOC118525239 gene encoding quinone oxidoreductase-like protein 2 isoform X5; the protein is MAAVARGRGLPRAWLCRWGPDCPLGPERQPGAPRNPPLALCCRRAGPGCGRHYRAALCAQLKQPLAIEEVASRPVRPHEVRVDVHFCGVNFADILVCRGQYQEKPQLPFTPGMEFSGTVLETGTDVSTVKEGDQVIGVSGFNGMAEECIIDQKTLWQIPEGVPLREAATLPVSYGTAILALEHRACTRPGETVLVTAAAGATGLAVVDVATNVLRAQVIAAAGSDDKCKLAMQKGAQSTVNYGRGSLKEAVRKLVGSGRVNVAIDTVGGDVFLEALRSLAWEGRIVVVGFAGGTIASVPANLLLLKNVSAMGLYWGRYKEQNFPVFSRTLSSALQYCQQGLIQPHIGAVFKLEEVNDAFLHVIQRKSTGKVERDLDTEEDGHVKTGTENGVMQP
- the LOC118525239 gene encoding quinone oxidoreductase-like protein 2 isoform X8, with the translated sequence MAAVARGRGLPRAWLCRWGPDCPLGPERQPGAPRNPPLALCCRRAGPGCGRHYRAALCAQLKQPLAIEEVASRPVRPHEVRVDVHFCGVNFADILVCRGQYQEKPQLPFTPGMEFSGTVLETGTDVSTVKEGDQVIGVSGFNGMAEECIIDQKTLWQIPEGVPLREAATLPVSYGTAILALEHRACTRPGETVLVTAAAGATGLAVVDVATNVLRAQVIAAAGSDDKCKLAMQKGAQSTVNYGRGSLKEAVRKLVGSGRVNVAIDTVGGDVFLEALRSLAWEGRIVVVGFAGGTIASVPANLLLLKNVSAMGLYWGRYKEQNFPVFSRTLSSALQYCQQGLIQPHIGAVFKLEETATAVHYAGKPMEIWRERLCLAWRVL
- the LOC118525239 gene encoding quinone oxidoreductase-like protein 2 isoform X2; this encodes MAAVARGRGLPRAWLCRWGPDCPLGPERQPGAPRNPPLALCCRRAGPGCGRHYRAALCAQLKQPLAIEEVASRPVRPHEVRVDVHFCGVNFADILVCRGQYQEKPQLPFTPGMEFSGTVLETGTDVSTVKEGDQVIGVSGFNGMAEECIIDQKTLWQIPEGVPLREAATLPVSYGTAILALEHRACTRPGETVLVTAAAGATGLAVVDVATNVLRAQVIAAAGSDDKCKLAMQKGAQSTVNYGRGSLKEAVRKLVGSGRVNVAIDTVGGDVFLEALRSLAWEGRIVVVGFAGGTIASVPANLLLLKNVSAMGLYWGRYKEQNFPVFSRTLSSALQYCQQGLIQPHIGAVFKLEERERESTSRGRSRLPVEQEARCGAQSQDPGIMTRAEGRRSTTEPPRCPRNLILEYEVCPSIGELSVWKSYLAVKTTRNLEQNTKSHPAS
- the LOC118525239 gene encoding quinone oxidoreductase-like protein 2 isoform X4 — protein: MAAVARGRGLPRAWLCRWGPDCPLGPERQPGAPRNPPLALCCRRAGPGCGRHYRAALCAQLKQPLAIEEVASRPVRPHEVRVDVHFCGVNFADILVCRGQYQEKPQLPFTPGMEFSGTVLETGTDVSTVKEGDQVIGVSGFNGMAEECIIDQKTLWQIPEGVPLREAATLPVSYGTAILALEHRACTRPGETVLVTAAAGATGLAVVDVATNVLRAQVIAAAGSDDKCKLAMQKGAQSTVNYGRGSLKEAVRKLVGSGRVNVAIDTVGGDVFLEALRSLAWEGRIVVVGFAGGTIASVPANLLLLKNVSAMGLYWGRYKEQNFPVFSRTLSSALQYCQQGLIQPHIGAVFKLEEVNDAFLHVIQRKSTGKTATAVHYAGKPMEIWRERLCLAWRVL
- the LOC118525239 gene encoding quinone oxidoreductase-like protein 2 isoform X11, encoding MAAVARGRGLPRAWLCRWGPDCPLGPERQPGAPRNPPLALCCRRAGPGCGRHYRAALCAQLKQPLAIEEVASRPVRPHEVRVDVHFCGVNFADILVCRGQYQEKPQLPFTPGMEFSGTVLETGTDVSTVKEGDQVIGVSGFNGMAEECIIDQKTLWQIPEGVPLREAATLPVSYGTAILALEHRACTRPGETVLVTAAAGATGLAVVDVATNVLRAQVIAAAGSDDKCKLAMQKGAQSTVNYGRGSLKEAVRKLVGSGRVNVAIDTVGGDVFLEALRSLAWEGRIVVVGFAGGTIASVPANLLLLKNVSAMGLYWGRYKEQNFPVFSRTLSSALQYCQQGLIQPHIGAVFKLEEMTTRRRRVTCQFT
- the LOC118525239 gene encoding quinone oxidoreductase-like protein 2 isoform X1, producing MAAVARGRGLPRAWLCRWGPDCPLGPERQPGAPRNPPLALCCRRAGPGCGRHYRAALCAQLKQPLAIEEVASRPVRPHEVRVDVHFCGVNFADILVCRGQYQEKPQLPFTPGMEFSGTVLETGTDVSTVKEGDQVIGVSGFNGMAEECIIDQKTLWQIPEGVPLREAATLPVSYGTAILALEHRACTRPGETVLVTAAAGATGLAVVDVATNVLRAQVIAAAGSDDKCKLAMQKGAQSTVNYGRGSLKEAVRKLVGSGRVNVAIDTVGGDVFLEALRSLAWEGRIVVVGFAGGTIASVPANLLLLKNVSAMGLYWGRYKEQNFPVFSRTLSSALQYCQQGLIQPHIGAVFKLEEVNDAFLHVIQRKSTGKGAVFPNSEMKESTEGRDNPLSSREVERMQIFLLSPPFPPCEGGEIKTATAVHYAGKPMEIWRERLCLAWRVL
- the LOC118525239 gene encoding quinone oxidoreductase-like protein 2 isoform X6 gives rise to the protein MAAVARGRGLPRAWLCRWGPDCPLGPERQPGAPRNPPLALCCRRAGPGCGRHYRAALCAQLKQPLAIEEVASRPVRPHEVRVDVHFCGVNFADILVCRGQYQEKPQLPFTPGMEFSGTVLETGTDVSTVKEGDQVIGVSGFNGMAEECIIDQKTLWQIPEGVPLREAATLPVSYGTAILALEHRACTRPGETVLVTAAAGATGLAVVDVATNVLRAQVIAAAGSDDKCKLAMQKGAQSTVNYGRGSLKEAVRKLVGSGRVNVAIDTVGGDVFLEALRSLAWEGRIVVVGFAGGTIASVPANLLLLKNVSAMGLYWGRYKEQNFPVFSRTLSSALQYCQQGLIQPHIGAVFKLEEIQKLRSREGRCSDLPDISGSREWQSQDPSLVVWLRSPGT
- the LOC118525239 gene encoding quinone oxidoreductase-like protein 2 isoform X9; the protein is MAAVARGRGLPRAWLCRWGPDCPLGPERQPGAPRNPPLALCCRRAGPGCGRHYRAALCAQLKQPLAIEEVASRPVRPHEVRVDVHFCGVNFADILVCRGQYQEKPQLPFTPGMEFSGTVLETGTDVSTVKEGDQVIGVSGFNGMAEECIIDQKTLWQIPEGVPLREAATLPVSYGTAILALEHRACTRPGETVLVTAAAGATGLAVVDVATNVLRAQVIAAAGSDDKCKLAMQKGAQSTVNYGRGSLKEAVRKLVGSGRVNVAIDTVGGDVFLEALRSLAWEGRIVVVGFAGGTIASVPANLLLLKNVSAMGLYWGRYKEQNFPVFSRTLSSALQYCQQGLIQPHIGAVFKLEEVERDLDTEEDGHVKTGTENGVMQP